The Amblyomma americanum isolate KBUSLIRL-KWMA chromosome 3, ASM5285725v1, whole genome shotgun sequence genome window below encodes:
- the LOC144124478 gene encoding uncharacterized protein LOC144124478 isoform X10 produces the protein MILYLLVLRATATAEESANSILHRQQDDHGNYEFGFNIDGLSWDQFQRESGDALGRKTGAYGFRDADGRLRLVEYVADELGFRVKVQTNEPGTRGSTMPSAVVDASPDASAQSESAAIVSPPPARLLRRLSPAPPIVPRTLAAKAPGDPNGEVAAAHKDQERVTSSLRLAPSKSLAEKFDAPLVPTGAVKMEAYTALRQYRPNIYQLGRPVYLGNAAPYYRPPYSMNPSAYTSPYASQPRDNGVRGAALVPKEVNGRVVAQVALIRADGTLSTDDPHRGSTGYPPQILNHRAPLPGSRLFSEQQNAPNIGNIFPINTVHPASLGFPAEPSLLYGLSYNPDGRQSLPPPVPQRLPAGLTVNYFLANSLPLTGRPEPVTAPLQQTLPPPPPPRAVHDTSQRADPEQFVPQQPPLLPSPPPGYYGRRLYPQAQPRQSAGSHDLHRDLQVDPHLLRQYAYAGQEGYARRLPQAYTPQQVPAA, from the exons ATGATCCTTTACCTCCTGGTGCTCcgggctacggcgacggcggagGAATCGGCCAACAGCATCTTGCACCGACAACAAGAT GACCATGGAAATTACGAGTTCGGGTTCAACATTGACGGCCTATCGTGGGACCAGTTCCAGCGAGAGTCCGGCGACGCGCTGGGCCGAAAGACCGGTGCTTACGGTTTCCGCGACGCCGACGGCCGCCTTCGGCTCGTAGAGTACGTGGCTGACGAGCTCGGTTTCCGGGTCAAGGTGCAGACCAACGAGCCTGGAACTAGGGGCAGCACAATGCCGTCGGCAGTCGTCGACGCTTCTCCGGATGCGTCGGCGCAGTCGGAGAGCGCCGCCATCGTGTCACCGCCGCCCGCTCGACTCCTGCGAAGGCTGTCGCCAGCACCGCCGATTGTTCCGCGCACGCTGGCCGCGAAAGCTCCCGGCGATCCCAACGGGGAGGTAGCTGCTGCGCATAAAGACCAGGAGCGAGTCACTTCCTCACTCAGGCTGGCGCCCTCGAAAAGCTTGGCTGAAAAATTCGACGCACCGCTGGTACCGACCGGAGCTGTGAAGATGGAAGCATATACCGCTCTGCGGCAGTACCGCCCCAACATCTACCAGCTGGGCCGGCCGGTGTACTTGGGGAACGCTGCGCCTTACTACCGTCCACCCTACTCCATGAACCCCTCGGCTTATACTTCTCCGTACGCTTCCCAGCCTAGGGACAACGGCGTAAGGGGCGCGGCTCTTGTTCCCAAGGAGGTGAACGGCAGAGTCGTTGCTCAGGTAGCACTCATCAGAGCGGACGGGACGTTATCGACCGACGATCCGCACCGCGGCAGCACCGGGTACCCGCCGCAGATTCTCAACCACAGGGCTCCGCTTCCCGGATCGAGGCTCTTCTCAGAGCAGCAGAATGCGCCCAACATCGGCAACATCTTCCCCATCAACACCGTGCACCCCGCGAGCCTTGGCTTTCCTGCAGAACCGTCCCTTTTGTATGGACTCTCTTACAATCCTGACGGCCGGCAGTCGCTGCCGCCTCCCGTGCCCCAGCGACTTCCAGCAGGGCTCACCGTCAACTACTTCCTGGCCAACTCGCTACCGCTCACGGGACGACCAGAGCCAGTAACGGCGCCTCTCCAACAGACGCTGCCGCCTCCACCACCGCCCAGGGCTGTCCACGACACGTCGCAAAGAGCTGACCCTGAGCAATTTGTGCCGCAACAGCCGCCATTGCTTCCGTCCCCTCCTCCGGGCTACTATGGTCGGAGGCTCTACCCGCAGGCGCAGCCACGCCAGAGCGCCGGCTCGCATGATCTCCATCGTGACCTTCAGGTTGACCCACATCTCCTTCGGCAGTACGCCTATGCTGGGCAGGAGGGCTACGCCCGTCGGCTGCCTCAAGCATACACGCCGCAACAAGTGCCAGCAGCTTGA
- the LOC144124478 gene encoding uncharacterized protein LOC144124478 isoform X7, with translation MGRCCVLWCRGNYDNDPKARVYCFPRDEVRRRAWLRAIPRKDFTPTVHSRDHGNYEFGFNIDGLSWDQFQRESGDALGRKTGAYGFRDADGRLRLVEYVADELGFRVKVQTNEPGTRGSTMPSAVVDASPDASAQSESAAIVSPPPARLLRRLSPAPPIVPRTLAAKAPGDPNGEVAAAHKDQERVTSSLRLAPSKSLAEKFDAPLVPTGAVKMEAYTALRQYRPNIYQLGRPVYLGNAAPYYRPPYSMNPSAYTSPYASQPRDNGVRGAALVPKEVNGRVVAQVALIRADGTLSTDDPHRGSTGYPPQILNHRAPLPGSRLFSEQQNAPNIGNIFPINTVHPASLGFPAEPSLLYGLSYNPDGRQSLPPPVPQRLPAGLTVNYFLANSLPLTGRPEPVTAPLQQTLPPPPPPRAVHDTSQRADPEQFVPQQPPLLPSPPPGYYGRRLYPQAQPRQSAGSHDLHRDLQVDPHLLRQYAYAGQEGYARRLPQAYTPQQVPAA, from the coding sequence GACCATGGAAATTACGAGTTCGGGTTCAACATTGACGGCCTATCGTGGGACCAGTTCCAGCGAGAGTCCGGCGACGCGCTGGGCCGAAAGACCGGTGCTTACGGTTTCCGCGACGCCGACGGCCGCCTTCGGCTCGTAGAGTACGTGGCTGACGAGCTCGGTTTCCGGGTCAAGGTGCAGACCAACGAGCCTGGAACTAGGGGCAGCACAATGCCGTCGGCAGTCGTCGACGCTTCTCCGGATGCGTCGGCGCAGTCGGAGAGCGCCGCCATCGTGTCACCGCCGCCCGCTCGACTCCTGCGAAGGCTGTCGCCAGCACCGCCGATTGTTCCGCGCACGCTGGCCGCGAAAGCTCCCGGCGATCCCAACGGGGAGGTAGCTGCTGCGCATAAAGACCAGGAGCGAGTCACTTCCTCACTCAGGCTGGCGCCCTCGAAAAGCTTGGCTGAAAAATTCGACGCACCGCTGGTACCGACCGGAGCTGTGAAGATGGAAGCATATACCGCTCTGCGGCAGTACCGCCCCAACATCTACCAGCTGGGCCGGCCGGTGTACTTGGGGAACGCTGCGCCTTACTACCGTCCACCCTACTCCATGAACCCCTCGGCTTATACTTCTCCGTACGCTTCCCAGCCTAGGGACAACGGCGTAAGGGGCGCGGCTCTTGTTCCCAAGGAGGTGAACGGCAGAGTCGTTGCTCAGGTAGCACTCATCAGAGCGGACGGGACGTTATCGACCGACGATCCGCACCGCGGCAGCACCGGGTACCCGCCGCAGATTCTCAACCACAGGGCTCCGCTTCCCGGATCGAGGCTCTTCTCAGAGCAGCAGAATGCGCCCAACATCGGCAACATCTTCCCCATCAACACCGTGCACCCCGCGAGCCTTGGCTTTCCTGCAGAACCGTCCCTTTTGTATGGACTCTCTTACAATCCTGACGGCCGGCAGTCGCTGCCGCCTCCCGTGCCCCAGCGACTTCCAGCAGGGCTCACCGTCAACTACTTCCTGGCCAACTCGCTACCGCTCACGGGACGACCAGAGCCAGTAACGGCGCCTCTCCAACAGACGCTGCCGCCTCCACCACCGCCCAGGGCTGTCCACGACACGTCGCAAAGAGCTGACCCTGAGCAATTTGTGCCGCAACAGCCGCCATTGCTTCCGTCCCCTCCTCCGGGCTACTATGGTCGGAGGCTCTACCCGCAGGCGCAGCCACGCCAGAGCGCCGGCTCGCATGATCTCCATCGTGACCTTCAGGTTGACCCACATCTCCTTCGGCAGTACGCCTATGCTGGGCAGGAGGGCTACGCCCGTCGGCTGCCTCAAGCATACACGCCGCAACAAGTGCCAGCAGCTTGA